Within the Nicotiana tabacum cultivar K326 chromosome 11, ASM71507v2, whole genome shotgun sequence genome, the region GATTTCGAGGTTAGCGTATCCTGGGAGAAAACAACCACATGACAAAAGATGACCTTCTCTAAAGCTCTTCTTCGTAAGTCCTTTAAGAAGGCCAATGTTAAAATTGGAAATACAAGTTTACCCAAGTTTATGTAGTGTAAACTAAAGAATATGTTTTATACTATATCCCGTAAACCCGATTGTTAATCCTATGAACCAGACATCTactaaaaaaagtaaataatttcGTTCTTATTTAATCTCCCTATTATAATCCTTACATTATTTTCCCAGTATAACTTGTTTGTAAACCAAACGACCCTATAAGGGAATAACTGAAAACCCCCCTTACTATACCCGAATCTGTTAAAACATCATAATATCTCACATTAACAACTTCATAGGAAAGTCCGTTCATCATGAAACCAGTTAAATGGACAGAGGTTTTTagattttcatttattttagatCTGTACGGACATCCTActcaaataaaaggaaaaatttgataagtaaattttattttgttattaggTAAGAGCTCGCAGAGCTTTGGTCTAGTGGCAAAAGCGCAGCACGTGGTGTATAGGTTAGGCGGAAGTCACTTGTTTAAACCCTGCCTCTGGAATATAAAAAGAGAAGGGCAGAGGGGTAGGCCAATTATACACTGGGTTGCAAACTGTATACCACTGACTCTCGAGGATGTTTTGGTTATAAAAAATAGATTATtactagaaaaggaaaaatagattCTGACTTATGTGCTGGAAGTCTAGAATTTGGTGTCAGTTATCTTGATCACTATATATGGCAAGAAGCATTTATTCTAGCTTGTAACCAGACCTTCTACCATTTGGTAAGATTGATAAATATTATAATGCactaaaataaataataactgaTGTTGGAAGTAATCAAATTTATGGTTTTGAGTGCTTAATTACCTTTTAAGGCTGGCATATTTGCCAGTTCAGCTATTTAGCTAACTTAAGTGAGCTATTCTGAAGTGCAAAGCAACACATGGAAGGATTTTATGGGAGCTACCATCCTACCATAAAGTGTGAAGCAACTTCTACAAGGAACCTAAGGGAGATCTTATAAAGTAAAAAACAAATGAACTTTAATAAGATCCACCCCTTTTAGGTGGATCTTTATTGATGTTCATTAATGCAGTGAAGTTTCCTTTGTCATATGACCCTTACCACCTGGGTTAGTCATAGGAGGGCAGGAGAGTTCCTGGTAGCACTCTACGATCTGTTTTTTGGGGGGCAGGGGCGGGGATATGGGTCTGATAAAAATGACCAGAACATTTTTGTGCATTAGTAAGATGCACATATTAATGTTTTTTCAATACCTTTGCAACTAATCAAGCTATCATGTGATCCAGTTTCGAGGCTCAGATATTGTTGAAGTGCAGACTTTCAGACCCGCTACAATAGATGACATAGCGAGTGTTCATGCTGGGGCATATATCTCAGGGCTTGAGAAGGTAGAATAACCATAAGGTTTGGTACTTCTTCTTATTGAATGTCATCGTACAGTAAATCAGAACTTCTCtgagggtgtgtttggtatgacggaAGTCATTTtccaggaaaatatttttcatgagaAAGACATTTTTGGTTAccagaaaatattttctatcaAAATGAGGAAAATGACTTCCGTTGCTTATCGACGGAGGTTATTTTCCTGACAACTATTATCGTCGTTGTTGTCACCATTGTCACCATTATTCTTTCTTATCCTATCTTTCTTTTGATTTGTCGACTATCATCTGCAGGCTATGGATCGGGCTTCAGAGAAAGGTCTAATTTTCATCGAAGGATCTGGACCAACATATGCTACTGCCACAGTAAGAATACATATTTTAAGCTGACTCTCCCGCTTTCTGATGCTAGTCTCTATAGCAGTCAGTTTCCACTTTTATTTGCAATCAGAAATATACGTGATGAAGATAGTCTGTGATTTCTGAAAAAAGTTATTGGTGTTCCGAATTTATCAGATTTGATTATTCTTTATTCTTGAGGAATGTCTTAAACACGTAACCTAAATGACAGTTAAACACGGCCAACAACACTCAATCTGCACAAAGATAATTCGCATGCATCTGTTCATGGCCATTGAAGTCCAACAAGACCCACCTAAGGCCTAGGATAGGCTCCATGCCATCTAAACACCCAATTCTTCATTAAGGTGTAATCCTTGTTCATCACTTCGATCCTATCAATATAATAGGTTATTAAAGACATCTGGGTCAGTACAATACCAATTAATACTCCCAACTACCATTCATCATCTTCCTTAACTACCTAAACAACCTTCATTAGTAACCAACTTTAGGGTTCATTTAATAAACTTCACTGGACCATCAATCTAACTCATAAGTGCTATCAACAAGCTCATTTATACGTAATAAATGAAATTTAGGTAGTAAGATTACCTCTTGGAGACATTTGAAATTTCTATCTTTGGTGGATTCTTGTGATTAAATTAAGGATCTAGAAATTTTCCATGAGTGTTTGGGCTAGCATTAATTAGTCATAAATGCACCAAAACTTCACTAAACGTTCACCTTGATTGGCAGGATACTCCTTGCATAACTCAAAACCTTAactcttttcctcttctttcttctctttcccGACTCTGCTGTATTTAAAGTACGTGAGCTCTTGCTCTACAAGCTCCCTTTGCCTTGGCAAAAATTCACTTTCTTGCAGAGGGATCGCGACATGAGCTTGCTTGATCCTCCCAGGGCCAAGCCTCGCAATGCAGCTCGCGAATGCCGTAACATTTCTGTCTGTTGATTTTCTCCAGTCTCCAATCCAGCTTTCCTCACGACGCATGGCCATTGTGGGACTGGGTGGCCTGGCAATGCATAGTTCTCGTGGGTCTCACAATGGACCTCAGTACCATGTCTCGCATACTTGGTTAGGACTCCCTCTCTCACGATACGCGCCCATCATGAGAGGGTCTTGTAGCATGAGTTCTATCCAAACTTCAATTTTTGATCTTTCCTTGCTCTTTTATCAATCTAAACCACTTTCAAACCATACCATACACACATTATTTTGTCCCAAACACTTCGCCTCTGTCATGTGGATTTGTTTACACCTCAGGGATACAATATCAAGTGGTTAAGGTTGTGATTAGTTGTAATTAACGTTTACCCTTATAACCTTGGTCGGTCTAGAAGCCTACTCTATTGCCACCTTGCACAAaaacagaaaaatagaaaaactTTGCATCTGAAATTAGAGATACTATAGCTTGACTCATGCTTTGCATGAGCATTTCTTCattgattagtttttttttttttccttctgatTCGGAATGAAGTTGATGTGGATGAAGACATCTGCAAGCAAGTTCGTACTGGTTATGGTGTAAAAATATCTATAATTATCAGTTGCTCTATTGACTAAATAAggatataattttttattttatcaacAATCAGAACGAAATCAATTTTCCAATATAAATAACTGCCTTTGTAAAAGAGTTTTAAATGTTTCATATAAGGGAAACCAAATAAATTTGATAAGTACAAATATTTTGATCGATTAAGAAGGAAATACTAGCATATGGTTTCAAGTAATGTTCTGGAAAGATTGTATACTCCATCCTTCAAATATCACCAGAAAATGCTCCTTAATTAGTGCTGCAAAATGTTCCAAAGATAGAAGGACTACAGGAGGCATTCTGACCTAAAATAAGGCTGCTTGCTGTGCAGAGAATTAATATATGATTATTCCACCTCCTTCCTCTAACTATGGCAACTAACCACCTGTGCCTTCTATAAATCTTCTAGCTGCTGCAGATCTGTCGCTTCAGTTGGCTTCTGGATGGCCACTTCTATGTTCCTTCTCTTCTGTCCACTGGAAATAAACCTTCCTTGACATGATTCGTGAGACCAAAATGATTAACATTTATCTGTCTTTCCATTATTTTTCGAATTTACTTTGACATTCCTtgtccccagaccccactatgtgggattacactgggtatgttgttgtccTTGTACAGATTTCCTTGGAAAACATAAATGTGGTTTCACCAATACATTAACCAGTTACAATGATATATTGCTCTTGTATTTCAACATTGCACTCACTCTTGCAACTTTTGGAAGAGTTACGTCACTTACCCTTCTagtacaccccccccccccccaaacccaaacaacatcacctgattgTTTCATTCTGTTCGTAGTTTACTTTTCTTACTCTATCCTCAGAGGAAGTTCACAACTAAGTCATCTTCGTCCATGGCCTTCTTTAGTCTGTTCCCAAGGGAATAATACATATCTATATTTGGAGACTCTCTTAACTATAAACATCCCATTTACCCTTTGATGATGCGCTCTTGTAGCCATAGTAATTTCAGTGCATGTTTAAACAAGTTTTAAGAGCACTTTTTGCTATGTCCCAagaatatttctttcttaaactacttctttctttcttaaactttgtgaCCATTCAACACTACCATATAAAACGAAAGAAAGAGTAGCTTTCTCGCCTTTCTCATTAAAGGTCACTTGTCGCACAAAAAACTGTTGATACGTAGTCTTAAGGAATCTCTTGATTCTGGATGAGCATTTGCTTGCAGAGCTCATTCCACTGAGACCGGGGACCAAGTCAAGATGGTCTTACAGGTTGTCAAACAGTGACTTAACGTTTTCAGAAAACATTTCTGATGTTTTATTTATTGAAAGCATTTGTTCGACTAACTTTGATTGCTTTGGTCTTGCAAAATTTTGCCTATTTCTATATGGAAGAAGGTTATCTTCTAGTTTCAAGTTTATTTTTTGTAAGGGGAAGGATAAGACCATGTTAGGCAAGCATCTATTTAACCAATCTTCTAGGACACCATGAAAGAGGATTAATTGGAAAACTCCCATCAGAAAAGCTAGTTGCTTCTTGTATGAGTCTTCTACAGCAGCAGCATAATGAGATACAACTGGTCATTTATGGTGCTTTATGTTGATTAGCTAAACATTATGAAGATGCTGTTTAGAAATTCATTATGCATGAGGGAGGAGTGTAACTCTGAAACCTTAACCCTATAGTTAATCCCAACATTAGCATTCCATTAAGGAAATTTCATGCTTTAAATTCTTTATTATTAATGAAATAATAATTCTTAATCAAGcaaatttttgaatttcttatgAGCTGAAGATCCTAAAATTATTGTTTTCTGTGAGAAGGATAAAAACACAAAGAATGTGTTCTATGGCAATGTGAACTCTGATGTGGACATTAAATAATGCAGACATTCCAGGAGTCATTATTTGCAGCTGGAGCTGGAATTTCGTTGGTTGATTCAGTGGTAATGTCTCAATCCAAAATAGTAATATCTCAGTGTACTGGAACTATTGTTAGAAGTTACAAATGTAGCAATCACTTTAGGATGCATTATGATGGTAAACTAAAGCATTTCAAAGCTGGAGTAATTGCTGCATATGATATTTCAGGTTGCAGCATCAAAAGTTAGCAAGGATCCTCCTGTCGGTTTTGCGCTAATTCGGCCTCCTGGTCACCATGCTGTTCCAAAGGGGCCCATGGGCTTTTGTGTCTTTGGAAATATTGCTATTGCTGCTCGTTATGCTCAACGAATGCATGGATTGAAGCGTGTTTTTATCATAGATTTTGATGTTCATCATGGAAATGGAACCAATGACGCCTTCTATGAGGACCCCgatatttttttcctttcaacTCACCAAGTAAGCTACACATAACATTGAACAGATTGCTTTGAAAATCTTTTGACATTCTACTTCTGAAAAGAACTGCTAGTATAAAATGTAGTTGAATGAAGGGAAGAACCTTTTTTTAATCTAATAATTGAGCTAGATCTAGTGATCTGCAAAGATGATTATCCTTGACAGTATGTTCGTTTCAAGGTTGTTTGGCACTTAGTGATTACTTTTGTGGCACTTCCCTTCATGTTATTTGTTACAAATGGAGCAGAAATAAAATACATTTACTATGATTATCTTGTCCAACGACAGCAAGGTTAAATTTCTGGTTTGGTAGATTCATGTCTCTTCACTTTTTCATCACGTCTTCTTTCACTTCTTACATGAACAAGAAAACAACCTTCACTCCTGCTGGCATGCTCTGCTTTTCACCTCAACCAACCATTGTATAAATTGGCAAAAGAAAGTTCATGTCATTATATACCAGCTATTCACCTCGAAGTGTAAAACTAATATGGTTTAGAACTCTGCAATTGGACGAATTTAATAAGTCATGGGCTTACGATATCCTTGGATCAGTGTAGGCTGGTAGTTATCCTGGGACTGGCAAGATAGATCAAATTGGTTGTGGAAGTGGTGAAGGATCAACACTGAATCTCCCTCTACCCGGAGGATCAGGTGATACAGCAATGCGAAAGGTGTTTGATGAAGTTATTGTACCATGTGCTCAAAGGTTCAAGCCAGATATAATCCTTGTTTCAGCTGGGTAATTTTCTTATCtgtgaaatagtcttaaaattttggaaatagaaaaaagaaaaaacgtgAGTTAAACTCAGTTCATTTTGCTTTCTTACCATTCTGTTACTGTAATAGTGTGactcctttttctttatttgtgaatAATTGATCATGTATTATGTTGCCTGCTAAACTAGCAAGCTGTAGTGAGGTGGGAAAATATGGTATAATCACTACTATCATGCCTCTCATATTTTATTCTGCTCTTGAAACGTTCTTGGCAGTCTAAAGGATGTAGCCTTTGCTAGGCATGTCAAAATAACATATTAAGATAGGACTGTGGTTCTTCTTATGCACGTTCGGTGATTATTTGATTAAGGTGTCCTTGAGAATTTTCAGGTATGATGCCCATGTGTTGGATCCACTTGCCAGCCTGCAGTTCACAACAGGAACATATTACATGCTAGCCTCTAACATTAAGCAACTTGCCAAAGATTTATGCGGAGGGCGTTGTGTGTTTTTCTTAGAAGGGGGTTATAATCTCAGTTCTCTGTCAAATTCAGTTGCGGACTCGTTTCGTGCCTTTCTTGGGGAGCAGAGCCTGGCTGCAGAGCTAGATGATCCAGCCTATTTGCACGAAGAACCATTGAACAAGGTGAAGCAGGCAATAGAAAAGGTGAAGCACATACATTCCTTTTGAAAGCTTATAGTGACAGTTTTCTAGAATTAGTACACAGCTTTGTATAGGGTACCAGGAACTTTCTAAATTTAATATACGTCATTATATTAAACACCATTTTTCCTGGTGTCATACTTTACGGAGAAAAGCAGTTTgtacattatttttattatttttcttaattgttaAGAACAAGATGAGGCAATAAAAGTTgctacttttcttttttttcttacttACTACTcaacttcttttttttgttttggtttcttatggatgatttgtttgatccttactaataaaaacaTGGCCACAAGTTTGAATAATAGTGCAACTTTAGCTATTTTTACCACACTCTCCATCCTTATTTATGGAACTGAATAATTGTTTCAAAGATACTGCACTAATCCCCTCTATTATTTTAGACAGAGTGTGGTTCATCTTTGGCTCGACTGTTCTCCTATTGCTTTACATTTGTCTTTTTAGCTTGGTCATTTTATTAAAACTGGATTCCTATGACTTTGTTTCTAGCATCCATGACCGTGAGCCTCTTTTGATTCAAAAGTTAACCTGTTTGGTGATTATGCTTATGCTCCAAGTATGTTTGCATTCTGCGTAAAATATAACTGGCTTTTTAATTGACCCCTAATTTTATCTGACCCTTACAAATGTTCTTCTCCAGTTCTCTGATTTTCTATTTGTCTTAATTTTCCATATTATTCGTTACATCCTCTTGTTTGTTTCCATGTAGTAGAAAGCTAGAAGCTTATACTGTCAAACATCGATTCAGATATATATGTAAAATCAAAACGTTCCAACTCAATAGCAAGTCCAGCAACGATGTTCTATGCGTTACGGCTTAATAACAAAACCGTCGACAGTTCCGAGGCCCTGGTCAGTTTGTTCCATTTCAAAACTACAAAGTTCAATAACATTCCACAACTGCAAAACTCAAAGGTCAAACCTTTCTTCACCAACACGAGTTAACTTTGTGAAATTTTAAGTCTGGCAGTTCCGCGGATGTTTGCAGGGAGAAAATGAAGGGCCACGGTGCAATAAAACATGGTCAGCTTGAAGAACCATCTAACAGACAGTGATCCCAGATTAACTTCAAGTTGTCTACAAGCATTTCAAACACCAGGTTTTCATCGATTGTTTGCTTCTGCAATTTAGGTAAGAAAATGTAAATTTTCAGCAGTGAtggtaaaagtaaaaaaataaaacagaatgGCTAATCAATTCAACAATGAAGAGGCACAGCATGTTTTTGTTTGTATTTCCAAGGCACGTGCAAGCTTTTGTTAGTCCATCTTTCTTGGAAGAAAAGGTTTCCAATTTGGTGGATAAATCATGAGAGGATGCAATAGTCAAAGCTTATGCTATGAATACTATGATATGGTTCCCAGTAAGACCGGACCAACATTGATGCATGCAGCAGA harbors:
- the LOC107801462 gene encoding histone deacetylase 14, chloroplastic isoform X1; amino-acid sequence: MELPAVCSRSFGGGNLLFWVRHHVYSHKKYSKNGIAVKYIDLQKHIGPEKGYSSTSARGTIYCSNQQGSNAGLPSDHIGVSAKVIYVSAPAMGHNQESHPECNSRVPAILTALERMKLTSKFRGSDIVEVQTFRPATIDDIASVHAGAYISGLEKAMDRASEKGLIFIEGSGPTYATATTFQESLFAAGAGISLVDSVVAASKVSKDPPVGFALIRPPGHHAVPKGPMGFCVFGNIAIAARYAQRMHGLKRVFIIDFDVHHGNGTNDAFYEDPDIFFLSTHQAGSYPGTGKIDQIGCGSGEGSTLNLPLPGGSGDTAMRKVFDEVIVPCAQRFKPDIILVSAGYDAHVLDPLASLQFTTGTYYMLASNIKQLAKDLCGGRCVFFLEGGYNLSSLSNSVADSFRAFLGEQSLAAELDDPAYLHEEPLNKVKQAIEKVKHIHSF
- the LOC107801462 gene encoding histone deacetylase 14, chloroplastic isoform X2, giving the protein MFLHPQWVIISFQESHPECNSRVPAILTALERMKLTSKFRGSDIVEVQTFRPATIDDIASVHAGAYISGLEKAMDRASEKGLIFIEGSGPTYATATTFQESLFAAGAGISLVDSVVAASKVSKDPPVGFALIRPPGHHAVPKGPMGFCVFGNIAIAARYAQRMHGLKRVFIIDFDVHHGNGTNDAFYEDPDIFFLSTHQAGSYPGTGKIDQIGCGSGEGSTLNLPLPGGSGDTAMRKVFDEVIVPCAQRFKPDIILVSAGYDAHVLDPLASLQFTTGTYYMLASNIKQLAKDLCGGRCVFFLEGGYNLSSLSNSVADSFRAFLGEQSLAAELDDPAYLHEEPLNKVKQAIEKVKHIHSF